The Penaeus monodon isolate SGIC_2016 chromosome 1, NSTDA_Pmon_1, whole genome shotgun sequence DNA window ATAccaacacatgcacatgcatatgtataggtGGAGTGTGCGGGTGGGCgggcatatagacacacacacacacacacacacacacacacacacacacacacacacacacacacacacacacacacactcacacacacacacacacacacacacacacacacacacacacacacacacacacacacacacacacacacacacacacacacacacacacacacaatatatatatatatatatatatatatatatatatatatgtatatatattatatatattatatatatgtatatatatataatactatatatatatatatatatatataatatatatatatatatatatatatatatatatatataatcaaacacacacacacacacatgcatataactgcatacacatacacacacacacacacacacacacacacacacacacacacacacacatatatatatatacattatatatattatatatatacatatattatatatatatataatatatatatttttatatatatatatatatatatatatatatatatatataatcaaacacacacacacacacacatttccatacaatgcacacacacacacacacacacacacacacgcacacacacacacacacacacacacacacacacacacacacacacacacacatatatatatatatatatatatatatataaaatatatatatatatatatatatatatatatatatatatattacttgtgtatgtgtttacatgtgcttaattttgtaattgtatagatataatgtatccatgaatatatttgttgtgtggtgtgtgtgtgtgtggtgtgtgtgtgtgtgtgtgtgtggtgtgttttgtgtgtgtggttgtgtgtgtgtgttgtgtgttttatatatatatatatatatatatatatattatatgtatacattttttgtatatacatattatatatattataatattatatatatatataatactattatataatcatatatattatatatacacacacacacacacatatatatatatatataatatatatatatatatatatatatatatatattttaaataatataaaattacaaaaacacacacatacacacacatatgttcaaAACAATAtagaccccccacacacacacacacaccccacacatacacacacacacacccaaaatatattatatatatatatattttaatatatatatatatatatataaaatataattaatttatatatatattatgtatatatatatatatatatatatattatatattatatatatatatacatatatatattataatatatatatatataatatatatatatatatatatatatatatatatatatatatatgtatatatatatatatatatatatatatatatatatatatatatatatatatatatatacacatatatgtgtgtgtggtgtgtgtgtgtgtgtgtgtgtgtgtgtgtgtgtgtgtgtgtgtgtgtgttgtgtgtgtgtatgtgtatatatatatatatatatatatatatatatatatatatatatatatatataatgtatatatgtatatatatattatatatattatatatatgtatatatataatactatatatataatcatatatatatgtacacacacacacacacacacacacacacacacacacacaccacacacatatagacacacacacacacacacacacacatatgtccatacaatatagacacacacacacacacacacacacactcacacacacacaacatatgtatattatatatatattatatatatatatatatatatacatatatatatatatatatgtatgtatgtatgtatatataatatatatatatatataatatatatatatatatatatatatatatatatattttatatatatatatatacttgtgtgtatgtttacatgtcagtaattttgtatatgtatagatataatgtatatatgaatatatatatatatatatataatatatatatatatatatatatatatatatatctgtgtgtgtgtgtgtgtgtatatatatatatatatatatatatatagatagatagatagatagatagatagatagatagatatagatatagatatatatatatatatatgtatgtatatatgtatatgtatgtatgtatgtatgtatgtatgtatgtgtgtgtatatatatatttatatatatacatatattcgtcaGGTCCTATTCTTATGAATAATGAaacattttggtttattattattctgatgatttagtttcatttcttactgtagatgttttccttttcctcagtgtacacgttattgtgtttgtgtcaaaatatatatatatatatatatatatatatatatatatatatatatatatatatatatatatatatatatatgtgtgtgtgtgtgtgtgtgtgtgtgtgtgtgtgtgtgtgtgtgtgtgtgtatgtgcgtgtgtgtgtatgtgcgtgtgtgtgtgtgtgtgtgcttgtgtgtgtgtgtgtgtgtggatacatacatacatacatatatatacatatacatacatatatatacagtacatacagtatatatacatatacacacatacttacatatctatcataaaatactaataaaagcctgaaatatatatattacactaaaaTCATAACGCTGAAAGCAATGACCAAACTGAGGGAAAAGGCTATTGGCAAttgcaactgaaaaaaaaaaaaatacagaaaacgtCACTGATACAGAAGGAAAACTTTTCCAACAAAACTGCACTGTGAAACATTGCAGCTGGTTTCTGAAATTTACGCTCATTTTCGATATTAATTTCTGGGTGTTTTGAGTAACTTATATTCCTTTTTGgtaattttcacattttcatgattattgttatatgtattatcattacctGTCTTATCAATGTACctatattttcatatcttttgtTATAATGTTCATAcggatagaaaagataataatgaaataaaaccatattactgttattggtaCGATAATCATCggcatcattattaacattttataatgCTGAAATcgttgttttacattttatatcaatatcatgattataattatcctccttatcattatgattaaagtgattagtatctttatttttgtcttgttactatttttatcgttggtttcattattatcagtatgaatatattcattgttgttataaCCACTACCATCTATTGCTGTTTCAATGCCATTATATTATCAGTTTCAATATTAGGaacttgtaatatatgtattttcaatGGCATCATCTCTGTTATTAAAAAAGGTTTATGGAAAGGtccatctatgtatttatgcatttattactTACACATAACTAACATAATGCATTCTCTGCAGTTTGGAATtctttccaagattttttttcaaacaaaactcGGTGTATTGAACTGCAATCATCACCAATCATACACTTAAGTCATCACCAATCATAAACTCAAGTCATCACCAAATTATAAACTCAAGAAGTCATTACCAATTATAAACTCAAGAAGTATTACCAATTATAAACTCAAGAAGTATTACCAATTATAAACTCAAGAAGTCATTACCAGTTAACACCTTACTCAAGTCATCACCAATCACAACatgacacacaaataaatacccttattattctatcatccatatatatatattttttaatcaatcatcacacacaaacatatcacaaaaatgaataaataaataacacaaaatgaagACCACAGCTTCCTTCGTGCCGACTCCCATCACTTCTTGACGAACCAAACCTCGTTATTCCGGCCGACGATGACGAAGGGGGAGTCGTAACCCACCGCGTAGAAGGTCTCGTAGTCGACGCCCTCCTCGCCGGCTGCCACCAGGTCGTCGTGAAGCTGCGCCGCGTTGTCGTAGTAATCCTTGTGGCTGGCGAACCCGTGGAACCGCCTGTAGGCATTGAGTTGTTggtttgctattattgttatcattattttcattatttttgttgttgttattatcattatcattattattgtcattagtatcactgtcattatcatatttgttattgttatgactattattattatcattatctttgtcattatctttgtcactcttatatttgttattgttattattgttgttgttgttattattattattgttgttgctgttgttgttataattactgttattattattgtttttaccattatcattatcattatcataataataataataattaatattattatcgctattcgGGGTTATCGTATTCTAagatttatacattttaattattctGCTTTGATTAATTGTATCTATCGCttactcctcctcatcatcatcatcataattaatatctatatcagtatTGTCACCAACATTAACgatgtaactattattattattattatgtcactaTCTCCACCACTgtccagttattattatttatcccacGCCATACTTTATactcaagaaaataaaatcatgaaaaaataagaacaatagataatcaaataaatagaaaaaaaattgcaacggAACATTTACCTCGAGAAGACGTGCAACTGTGGCCTGTCCTCGATGTACACGTCAGGgttggtgggcgtgggcgggttgTCCTGATGGGCGGCGGGGACGTAGAAGCTCATGGTATAGTTGGTCGCGCATCGGAGGCCTTGGCACGGGACGAAGAGCGTTGTCACGGGAGCTGTCATGTCCACCTTTATCCCTGGTGGTGTGAAACGAAAGTTGGTTAATGTAGGGTATtttgtggaagggggagggaaagggaagggagggagggggaggggggagggaagtgaaggggggagggggaggggggagggaagtgaaggggggagaggggggagggaaggtaaggggagggggggaattagGTCGGGAGAATGAAAATTGAGGTCAACTGGTTTTGAGTACCCGAACATCTAATGCAATACCCGCGTGATTATTagggtttgtgaaaaaaaatagcaacacgGAAGAGATAAGttaaatgaaatcaaaataaaattattaggtCTTGCAGATTATATTATCTGAagaaattacgattttttttccccgttcctcCCGTGTGGGAACTTTGTCTCAGTTATGAAAAGTATTATAACACATTATTGAAGCTCATCATAATGAATACAGCTgccatctttaccatcattatcattttcattattatgataattgttattattattgtcatcgttacggtatttattactgttattataattatcagtattaatatccttgttactattatcatgattatgattattataattattgtgattattgttatcattataattatgattattataattatgattattacttaatATGACATAGATAtcaaagtttcaaaactaaaaaaaaaaaaaatacagaaaatgaacaaataatcttgacaatttatttctcatttttctcggGAAATTGTTTTATACCTCTTTGCCTGCGTCCCGACTCAAAATATATCTAGAGCAGTTTCCAATCTGGTTTGTGCCAGCGGAAAAGCAGTGAAATTGTTGTTGGAGtttcatatcattaccattttattttgACGAAtattagcatgtgtgtgtgtgtttgcatgtgctatatatcattattatcggcattattatcattagtgttatagtgattatttttagtattatcatttttatttttattaccattaaattTACGGTAAGCATCCCCATTTCTATCATGACGACCAATGTAATAATTCTTTTCAACCATCGTTATCACCGTCAATCACCACCATCGATATTATTCCAAACCTtaccacaacacataataatcaCCAACACGTATCCCACCCCTGTTATAAAACACGTAGCATCATGAATCACATACCAGCATCATTTTGACCATCGATGTAATTGAACAGTTTGTTGAAGAGGTCGCTATCGGAATCACTTTGGGAAGTCGACACCCATCTTCTTGCAGGGTACACACGCTCCTCGTAAGTCTGAGAATAGCACATTTTCGCTTTTTTAtcggtgtttatgtatatatatatacattttttttatatggatgaggatgaagatgatataggataattactatgataatgatgatagtgataataataatgatataagtgataataataataataataataataataataataataataatatatataatatataataataataataataaaatagtaataataataataataataataataatgaaaattataatagcaatgataataataatgataataataataataacaataataatgctaatgctaatgataatgatattggtagtgaaaataacaacaatgataatgtcaatgacgatgatgatgctactaatgattataataatgataataatgatgataataaaaaataaataataacaacaataataataatgataataaaaaaataatgataataataaaaataataatgatgttgataatagtgataataatgataataataactgtgacaatgataataataatgataacaccaacaaatattatcattatcattattattattattatcagtactagtatcattactactaacataacaaaatttttctatttctattatcagtaCCTATCAATTTCTAGAAACACGAAACTTAAGAAGAAAAGCAAGCGACTTACATCCGTAAGGTTGGTAACATTGTAAGGTGGCATTTCGATACCAAGTCCAAGTTGGCAAACCTGTGGGAAATATATTGTCTATGGAGTAATCGATGACTATATCTAGTTATACTGTGGGGTATGTATCACTGATAAATTCTGGTATTTCagtcgatatgtgtgtgtgtgtgtgtgtgtgtgtgttatatatatatatatatatatatatatatatatatgtgtgtgtgtgtgtgtgtgtgtgtgtgtgtgtgtgtgtgtgtgtgtgtgtgtgtcactctctctccctctctctctctctctctctctctctatctatctatctatctatctatctatctatctatctatacatatatatatatatatatatatatatatatatatatatatatatatacacatatacacacatacatctatatatatatctatctatctctctatctattcatctgtctatctatctatctatatgcgggtgtgtgtgtgtgtgtgtgtgtgtgtgtgtctctctctctctctctctctctctctctctctctctctctatatatatatatatatatatatatatatatatatatatatatatatatattcatctatctatctatctatttatgtgtgtgtgtgtgtgtgtgtgtgtgtgtgtgtgtgtgtgtgtgtgtgtgtgtgtgtgtgtgtgtgtgtgtgtgtgtgtgtgtgtgtgtgtgtgtatgtgtgtatgtgtgtgcttgcgtgtgtgtgtatgtgcatgtgtgtgtgcatgtatttattccgtattatcgttatatatccTTGAAGATAGTATCCCATGGTTTTTATGAGCACTATCGGCATACTTATCGTTAGTAGATGCGATCTTAAATACAATCgttgagaaaaggaagaatttcCCTAATGATACTATTTTACGCCTGAAGAAGACAATATCCCACAAAATACCTTATAGCTGTTTGCGTAGAGATTGCGATACTCATGATGTTTGTTgtgagaaaatggaggaaggttttcattttttttcaagggaagTAGTAATAGACGGAATTATACGAAAATGTAAATCGTAATACGGTAATGCTTGCGATAATAATTATAggatataatttatgtataataatataatataatactattaattttttttttaacaattaataatagaataattaataaatcGACATATAAGATAATGGtgaaatgatgacgataataatataataataataaataatcataataatataataataatgaataataataataatttagataatgaataatttaatataacaaataattttcagcaaataagtaataataacaacacacatcaATATTGTCGGGTGGATTGTGGACTCTCATTATTgtagtcaatcgaggtgaagttccttgtccatgggaacaacgcgccggtcggtgctcgaactcttgaactgtcatgacagtctttgggtccgatgctctaaccactcggcttcCGCGgccgaatgtatatatatatatatatatatatatatatatatttatattatatatatatatatatatatatgtatatatatatatatatatatataactatataacatacacacgagGGGCGCCCATTAAAGATTTCACCTGACCCACCTCTACTtctcctaggaggctgaaatttcacataatGATGCACAAATTTATAGATGTTGATTTCTAGTTTTTAACTCATAACACGTTTTCTGTTACAGTAatgaaggtgcagtaaggtgtgaaaatggaaccagtggagtattaAGCAGTGATGAAGTTTTTATACTTAAATGGCTGCACACCACAAGAGGCCTTCGATGAAATGGAAGCAACTTATTGGGGGATGCTCATCATATGACtttgttaaacattggcattgCAAGATCAAGTGTGGTCAGAGATCTGTGGAAATGGCTCCTATCCCAGGGTGACCTCATTTTGCCATTAGTGAGGataccatccatcaagtggagactgccattctGGAATATGGCTgtaagatgtcaagattagtgttgggtctgtggacaaaatcattcatgaccatttgCATCTACAGAAGTTGTGATGGGTttccaggctactcacacctctCCAGAAGCAGGAATGAGTTCTTTAGCCATGTACCAAGAAAACCAGGgggacttttttgacagactaattacgcaGGATTACTATGGGTCCATCACTTTAATTCAGAAACTAAGGGCCAGTAAAAACAATAGAAGCACTTTGACCCACCACTTCCCAAAAA harbors:
- the LOC119573501 gene encoding heme-binding protein 2-like, with translation MPPYNVTNLTDTYEERVYPARRWVSTSQSDSDSDLFNKLFNYIDGQNDAGIKVDMTAPVTTLFVPCQGLRCATNYTMSFYVPAAHQDNPPTPTNPDVYIEDRPQLHVFSRRFHGFASHKDYYDNAAQLHDDLVAAGEEGVDYETFYAVGYDSPFVIVGRNNEVWFVKK